One window of Candidatus Hydrogenedentota bacterium genomic DNA carries:
- a CDS encoding MATE family efflux transporter: MTSTTQENVSDRWDGVREVMGMSWPIILGSLSYTFMEFTDRIMVAQLGTGAIAAVGSAGVWSFLLSTVFLGVVGCVSTFVAQSIGRGSAGDAGSYAWQGLYIGLGAGVLTLALWPVAGWLFGLMAHSPEVTALEKGYFRVRLAGYVPMTWSSALVAFFTAIGRPKVTMYIAIIANGCNVVMNYFLIYGHGGFPRLGVNGAALATVLSQWLHAALLIALFLRPALDAAYNTRHGSAFHAQRARELLRIGLPSGLTFLMDVATWGVFVSFIVGRFGDVPLAANNIAVSFMSVSFMPAVAVNQAITPIVGRWIGLGDIPAAIARTYTALRICIGYMVFMGVVFAVSGGVLIRLVFSGDPDVASLGHRLLVLAAIFQAFDATNIVCMGALRGAGDTRWVMWMTFLAAYVFFLPLAGAIAFLLQGGAYGAWIGATIYTVVLSGLLFTRFRSGRWRHITIFTARP, encoded by the coding sequence ATGACGTCAACCACACAAGAGAACGTTTCTGACCGCTGGGATGGCGTGCGCGAGGTCATGGGCATGTCCTGGCCCATCATTCTCGGCTCGCTGTCTTACACGTTCATGGAATTCACGGACCGCATCATGGTCGCGCAACTCGGCACGGGCGCAATCGCGGCCGTCGGCAGCGCGGGCGTGTGGTCGTTTCTTCTGAGCACCGTGTTTCTTGGTGTTGTCGGCTGCGTCAGCACGTTCGTTGCGCAGAGCATCGGCCGCGGGAGCGCGGGCGACGCAGGCAGCTACGCCTGGCAAGGCTTGTATATCGGTCTTGGCGCCGGTGTGCTCACGCTGGCGCTCTGGCCGGTGGCCGGCTGGCTGTTCGGTCTCATGGCGCACTCGCCCGAGGTCACGGCGCTCGAAAAAGGCTACTTCCGGGTCCGGCTCGCCGGCTACGTGCCCATGACATGGTCAAGCGCACTGGTCGCATTCTTCACCGCCATCGGCCGGCCCAAAGTGACCATGTACATCGCGATTATCGCCAACGGCTGCAACGTCGTAATGAACTATTTTCTGATCTACGGGCACGGCGGGTTTCCCAGGCTCGGCGTGAACGGGGCCGCGCTCGCCACGGTCCTTTCCCAGTGGTTGCATGCGGCACTGCTGATCGCGCTCTTCCTGCGGCCCGCGCTGGACGCCGCCTACAACACCCGGCACGGCAGCGCCTTTCATGCGCAGCGCGCCCGCGAACTATTGCGCATCGGGCTTCCGTCCGGCCTCACCTTCCTCATGGACGTGGCCACGTGGGGCGTCTTCGTCAGTTTCATCGTCGGCCGCTTCGGCGACGTGCCGCTCGCGGCGAACAACATCGCGGTCAGTTTCATGAGCGTGTCGTTCATGCCCGCCGTCGCGGTCAACCAGGCGATCACGCCCATCGTCGGCCGCTGGATTGGCCTGGGCGACATTCCGGCGGCCATCGCGCGCACGTATACCGCACTGCGCATTTGCATCGGCTATATGGTTTTCATGGGGGTGGTTTTCGCCGTTTCCGGCGGCGTGTTGATCCGGCTTGTGTTCAGCGGCGACCCCGACGTGGCCAGCCTCGGCCATCGTCTGCTTGTTCTCGCGGCCATCTTCCAGGCGTTTGACGCGACCAACATCGTCTGCATGGGGGCCTTGCGCGGAGCGGGCGACACCCGCTGGGTGATGTGGATGACCTTCCTGGCGGCCTATGTATTCTTCCTGCCCTTGGCCGGGGCCATCGCGTTTCTGCTGCAGGGCGGCGCGTACGGCGCCTGGATCGGGGCCACCATCTACACGGTCGTCCTGAGCGGGCTTCTATTCACGCGCTTCCGCAGCGGGCGCTGGCGGCACATCACTATCTTCACCGCGCGCCCGTAG